The Cytobacillus sp. NJ13 sequence TGGCGGCGAAGTCGGCACATTCATGATCATGCTGTCTGCTGTTGTAGCCATTACATTGATCAGTTCGGTTATTGTCTCGTTTACTTTGATCCCTTCTCTTTCGGAAAAAATGCTGAAGCTCCGCAAGTCGAAGAAGGAGCACAAAGAAGGGCCGATTATGCACCTTTATAGCCGGATTGTGACCTGGACCATCCGGAAAAAGCGCTACAGTTTTGCGGTCATTGCGATTTTCTTCCTGATGTTTGCCGGTTCATTAACACTTGTGACGAAAATTCCGATGACGATTATGCCCGATATGTTTAACCGGTACACAGAGCTGATGGTTGACCTGGAAACGGGTATTTCAATTGAAGATAAAGAAGACATCGCTCAAGGAATCAATCAGAAACTGCAATCGATTGAAGATGTAGAATCCAATTATGTGATGGACAGCGGCGGCATGTTCTATACGATCATCAATATGACAAAGGGCGATGACATTACAAGAGAGCAAAAAGATGTCAATGAAGACATTATGAAGGAACTTCGCAGCCTGTCCGATACCTTTCCAGTTGAAAATGTCCAGAGTGCGATGTCGGCCGGCGGCGGATCACCGGTTCAGGTGAATATTATGGGTGAGGAATTTACAGATCTGCAGAAGCTTACCGGAGATTTTACAGAGGAGCTCGAAAAGATTGACGGCATCGTCGGGGTGACCAACTCGATGGAGCGCACGTCAGAGGAGCAGGTTGTTGTTTTAAAAGAAGAAGCGATTGAAAAGGCAGGATTAACCCAGCCGCAAATCAGGCAGTTTATTGAGCAGGCGTTCATGGAAATGCCTGTCGGGGAAATGGCCATGAACGAAGAAAATGTGCCGCTTGCCTTGAAATGGGCCGAGAAAACAGATTCCAGGTCAGATCTGCTGGATTTAAAGGTTCCAACTGTCCAGGGCGAGAAAGCATTATCTTCCTTCATTGAATTGAAGAGTGTAGATACACCAAATGAAATTTCCCATCATGACGGGGAGCGCTTCATCTCCATTTCAGCTGATATTGAAGGCAAAGACCTTGGTGCCGTGAACCGGGATGTCCAAAAGCTGATCAATGATTTTGAAGCCCCTGCTGGCTATAGTGTGGCAGCTGCCGGGGATCTTGAACAGCAGCAGGAATTAATCATGGATATGGTATTTGTTTTAGCGATTGCGATTTTCCTTGTATACCTCGTGATGGCTGTACAATTTAACCACCTTGGCCATCCGCTGATCGTCATGTCTGTCATACCGATGACCATCGTCGGCGTCATTCTCGGTTTGTTCCTGACTCAGATGGAGCTTAGTGTAATGTCTGGAATGGGAATTGTCATGCTGATAGGGATTGTGCTCAATAACGCCATCCTGCTGATCGACCGTACGAATCAGCTCCGCCTGGAAGGCTTCTCGGTTGAGGATGCACTTCTGGAAGCAGGCAAAAACCGGATCCGGCCGATATTCATGACCACTCTGACAACGGTTGGCGGGATGCTGCCCCTTGCTCTGGCATCGGGAACTTCCGGCAACTATCAGGCGCCGATGGCAACGGTCATTATTTCCGGCCTGCTGTTTGCGACCTTTATCACGCTGCTGCTGATCCCGGCGGTTTACCGCTTGTTCACCACGTCCAGCCTCCGTTTTGGCTGGCTGAAGAAAAAGAAGAAAAAGAACAGCAGTGATGTTAAAGTGATTCCGGAGACCGTTAATTAACATAGTTCCGCCCCCTCAAAAACTGAGGGGGCTTTTGCGGATATTTCAAGCACTATGGACAAGGGGCTCTTTCCTTTTCACTTTCCCCTCATATATTAGTAGGAGAAAGGAGTGAATCCCATGTGCCAATATTGTGTTGAAGAATATTATTACAAGAAGAAGGTCTGCTGCCAAAAGAAGGACAAACATGAACATCACGGCTGCAAGAAATGCACGAGCGATTTTAAACCTCATTGTTCCTGTAAAAAATGTTCTGACGAGCATAAACACTGTTCCTGCAAAAAATGTTCCGATGAGCATAAACACTGTTCCTGCAAAAAATGTTCCGATGAGCATAAGCACTGTTCCTGCAAAAAATGCTCTGATGAGCATAAACACTGCTCCTGCAAAAAATGCTCTGATGAGCATAAACACTGTTCCTGCAAAAAATGCTCTGATGAGCATAAACACTGTTCCTGCAAAAAATGCTCTGATGAGCATAAAAGATGCTGCTGCAAAAAATGCTCATCAGAATGGCATTGTTGGTGCTGCAAGAAGTGTTGCCATAGTTACGACTATTAATCCGTAAAACAGCGGCCAGCATTGCTGACCGCTTACTTTAATTTATCAGCCGCACGCTTTAAGGACAGCATTAAAAGGCGGACGCCAAGAAAAAAGAGGACAAAACCGATGAAGGAATAGGTGTGAGTCCAATTGATAAGGACAAACATATTCAAAAAGCTGAATAACGGTTCAAAGATATAAGCAAACATGATTCCAAGGCCTACGGCTGCAAAGGCATAGCTTTTCCACGTACTGAAGTACTGATATATCAGCATGCCTGAAATGGGGATCACCACAAAATCTGCAGGCAATAATGGCGGAATAAAGTGTAACAGCTTATCCGGATATCCCCACAAAAGAAAGTTCACTCCCACAACATCAAGAAAACAGGCGAAGATCGCACAAAGCAGCCCGAAAGCAAGTATTTCAAAGAACCGCCCCTTATCCACCAGCCTCCACCAAATAAAAAACGGCAAAATGCACGCAGCCAGCAGCAGCCACCAATTAAAGCTGAACAAATCCTCCTTCAGCCAATGCTCAAGAGAAACATCTCTAAGCTTTTCCCTAATGCTTTGCTCATCTTTATATGTAGGAATGCGGCTCATCTTATCACCTGCCCGCCCGAGTTGGTATCATGTTATTCATCTTTCCCCATGGAAGGTGTTACATACAGTAAGCCGATGGTTTTAGTGAAATATTGGCGGGTTTGCGGGGTAGAGGTGCAAATATTCTGCTGGTGGGCGGAATTGTTGATTGAAACGGCGCATACAGTTTTCACAAAAAGAAGCAGCTGGCAGAGCCAGCCGCTTTCGATTCTATCGCTGTCCAGTATAAATGTTAATCGCATCTCTTAAAAACTCGGCTGCACCTGGGCGGATTTTATCATAATAGGCTTTAAACCTTTCATCTGCCACATACATTTCACCAAGGCCGGCGTGGGCCTCTTTGCTGTATTCACTCCAGTAGAAGGTGATCCACTGCTTGTGCAGATCGGCAGCTTTTTGTGCAAGCTCGCCTGCCGGATCGCCAGTTTCCATGGCCTGGGCTAAGGTTCTGTTCACCTCTTCGGCCAGTTTGGTTACGGCCTCATGCTCCTCCTGGGTCATGTTCATGAGTTTGGCATTGGACTTATCAACCGTCTCATCGCCATACTTCTCACGGATTTCTTTTCCGTATTGTTCCTCATTTTCTTCAATCATTTTCTTTTTGAATCCTTCAAACTTCTCTTTGTCTGACATGGTCGTTCTCCCTTCAGCTGATGCTATCGTTTTTTCTACATTCGTAATAAGCAGATCGAGCTGCTTTCTTTTCTCAAGGAGTTTCTCGCGGTGCTCCTTCAGTGCATCCGCAGTATCGAAAGAGGGTGCTGTGATAATTTCCTTAATTTGATCAAGGCTGATGCCAAGTTCTCTGTAAAACAGAATCTGCTGCAGTCTGTCAACTTCCTGCTGGCCATAAATCCGGTATCCTGACGAATTGGTTCTTGCCGGCTTAAGAATGCCAATTTCATCATAATACCTGAGGGTCCTCGAGCTGACCCCAGCCATCTGCGCAAGCTTCTGCACTGTGTATTCCATGCGATGGCCTCCTTTCAAGAAAAGCGGAAGCGCCTCCAGGTGAACTTCAACTAAAAACCGCCACGTCCTGTGCAAGCCCGACAGGCATAAGACGAATCACGCAGGAAACCTCCCAAAGCAAGCTTTGGTCGGGCGATGTATCGCTGCCGAAGCTTTCCTTGTCCTGATTTCTGAGTGATTTGGCTTATGACCCCGAGCTGCTCAAAGCATCATTCTCCGAATCATGCTCCTCGCAAGTAATTCATGGGAGCAAATTCATGATGAATACTGGCTAGGCGCTGCAGCTAGACATTGAAAAATGTTAGAAAGTACTTTCTGTTTATTACGATACACCTTTACGCAGCGTGAAGGTCAAACACTTTTTATAAAAAAATGATTAATCCAGCTTTTTAATCAGGAGAGCTGCGGTCGTCCTGGAAATTCTGCATCCTTCCAGGTCCGACTCCTTAATCAATCCCAGATCCATAGCGGATTTTATTTTCCCTTCATCAGGCCGCTTTTGAATCAGGTCGAGAAGATTCAGCTCCTCCAGTTTGCTGACAGTTGGAGCGGGATCGAATTTTTCTGTCCTTCTAATCTGCCTCTGCAATTTGTAGCTGTCAATCTTCACTTCTCCTTTTTCATTCTGTCCCACTGCTGTATCGAAATATTGGTGGAACATATCTTTGAGTTTATCGAGTTCGGCTTCCATATCCTTTTTCCTGCGGTTCAGCTCATCAAAACGGACCAGCATCTCTTTTGTAATCATGTGTGGATCGCCTCTTTTCTTGGATGATATTTCATCTTATTTTGGAAGCGGGAGATTTATGCATAAAAGCAGAACATATGTTCGAAAATACAAATACAAAAGATTTGATTTAAAATGGAATTTATCAGGAGAGGACATGATCCTTTTAAACATTTTTTGGGGAATACTCGTACTATATGTATTGCTCTCTCTCCTGATCCTTCCGATGCAATACCGCTTTTTAACCGCTTTATAAAAAGAAGAAGCCAAAAATAAAGCGAAGGAGAAAAGACAGGGAGATATGTATGACAATATGAGAGCAGGCGAGCTGGTTCTGCATGAGAACATTCAGGGAAACCCGGTCTTTTTTCTGGCTAATTTCCTGGCATCGGTTATCTACCGCTTTAAGCATTGACCGGTTTCGCGGATAAAACTTGGATTTCGCGGTTATATTGGGATTTTCGCGGATATATTTATTTTTTCGCAGTTATATGGAAAATTTCGAGTATATTTGGAAATCTTCGAGATTAAGTTACTATAAATAGCCTGGCGGGCTTCCGCCAGGCATCTCTTTTTACAGCAATTCCTCCAGCGCAATTTTCTGATACGCTTTAAAAAAGGAATCACAGTACATATCCCACTCTTCAGCCGCTTCCATGGAAGCTTCGCTGACTTCCCCGCACACCGGGCGCTGCAGAAGGTCAGTCAGCTGCCCGGCAAATCGATCAATCGTTTCCTGAGAAGCACCCTCCAGCACGTTTGCCACAAAATCAGCTGGTGGATACCAGTCTGTCACTCTCTGAATATCACGGTAAATTTGCGTCAGCAGCAGATTGCGCGGACCTTCCCACTGTTCATTGACGACAATATCACGGAAAATGCGCGGCAGTGAGGAGAATTCCTCCATGACACCATGGCCGGCAAAGACGGAGATGGCATCGTGCAGCACCTCTGCTCCTTCTTTCGTTGCACAGATTTTCTGCAGAAGCACAAGCTCCCTCAGGTTAAACAGCTGTTTTCTCAGTTCAATTGGCTGATCAACAGGAATACCGGCATTCAGCGGCTGATCAAGAAGCAGGAATTGATGATAGATTTTAAAAGCGCCTGCCGCTGTGCGGTGTGCAGCATTTTCAATTTTCTTCAGTGTTCTCGCTGATAGCGGGTAATCTTTTACCTTTTTGCCAAAAACAGTCCGGAAATCGCCATAGAGACTGGCTTCACGTGCTGCCCGGAGCATGAATCCTGCGCAGGCAATGCCGATTTCAAGGCGGGATAGTGTCAGGACGATGCCGACTGCAACGGCCACCCCTTTTCCTCCCGGGCCAACCGGGTAAGCAAGAGCCCCATTATACTGGAATTCCCCTGTCGGCAGCTCGGCCGTGCCCATTTTCCACTTGATCCGGTTGATTTCATACCCATTGCGTTTTTCTTTTTCCTTATCCCCCGGCAGCCATGACGGAACGATGAATGTCGATACTTTATCAGTGCCGGAAATTTTCGCGGTGACTACCGAATAGTCGGCATGGGCAACCGAACAGAAAAATTTATTCCCGTAGAGGCGATAGTTTTTTCCATCGGGAACGGCCTCAAGCACATTGGCAGGCAAATCCGATCCTCCCTGGATTTCTGTCATGAATTGGGCACCGATCGCAAAGTCTCCATTTAGCCCCTCTTTCGTATGCTGTAAAATTTCTTCCAGCTCCGGAATATTTTCATTCGGATATTGTTCAAGGAGTGCAATTAATCCAATCGTGCATGTCAGCGGACAGGCGACACCAGCTTCCCCCAGCTGATGAATCAGCATCCGCTTTGCAAAACTTTCCCAGGCTGGCATTTTGCTTGAAAAGAGACCCGTACCGAACACTTCTTTTTCCAGCTGATGCGTTTCCATTGGACGGACGACACGGTCAATGCGGTGATTGAAGGCATCAAAATGAAGCATATACGGACGGACATCCGGCCTTGCTGCTTTCTCAGCAAGGGTGTTCCATTTGGAAGAAACAGCAGGAGAAAAATGCTGCAGCTCATTATGTATCTGTTCATATTGTGAGCCTGCATATTTCTTTAAGGCCTTTTGCAGAAATAGATCATCCTTATACCAATCCAGATCGCTGCGCTTCTCTAAAAATTCATCAAATGTGTATGAATTCTTTCCTCTAATCTGCTGGCCCTGGGAAGTTATTGTCATGGAAAAATCACTCCTTTTATGATTGACAAATGCTAATTTTCAGAATTATTATAAAACTAAGATAACGTTAACGTCAACTAGGAGGATACATAATGACAGAAGAAAAGGTTTTTACCATCAGCGAGCTTGCGACGATGTTTGACATCAGCTCAAGGACGATCCGCTATTACGAGGAAATTGGCATGCTGATTTCGGAAAACCGGGACAGCCTGACCAAGCAGCGCACCTATACGAATCGTGAGCGCCGGCGCCTGAAGATGATTCTGCGCGGAAAAAAGCTCGGCTTCAGCCTTCAGGAAATCAAGGAGATGATTGATCTTTATGAATTAAATCCGGAAGGTGAAGCGGAAAAAAGCAGGATTATTGCATTCGCTGACAGCAAGCTAAAGGAAATTGAAGAGCAGATCATGCAGCTGCAAATGCTGCGGGAAGACATTCTGACTTACAAAGAAAAGTATGAAAACAGCCGGGTGAAAACATAAAATTATTCATTTTAAAAGGGGCTGATTGGAGTGGGAGCAACGATTCATGGAGTATTGGAGAGAAACGCAAGGAAGTTTCCGGAAAAAGACGCCTTTATTACGGCGTCGAATCGCCTTACATACGGAGACATGAACCTTACATGCAACAGACTGGCACGATATCTTCAGGATGAAGGTATCCGGCGGGGCGACCGGATTGCAGTGATGTCGCGGAATAATGAGCACTTCTTTTTTGCTTTTTTTGCCTGCATGAAGATCGGCGCCATTCCGATGCCGATAAATATCCGTCTGACACCGAAGGAATTGGGGGCTATTTTTCAAAATGCCCATGCCGTTGGGGTTCTGTATGAGGATGAGCTTGCTGAACCGGTGACGGCGTTAAAAGAGAATTTGAATTTCTATTTTTCGATTCAGGATGCGGTTGAGGCTTCTGCTCATTTTTCTGACGGCAATCTCGATGTGCCCATTGATTCGCGGGATGTCTGCGAGATTCTTTTTACATCCGGAACAACCGGAGTCCCAAAAGGAGTTGTGTTTAGCCATGAACGCATTCTTGCTATTGCCGCCGCGGTTTCGGTTAATTTCAGCTTGTCGCATAGTGATTCCATGCTTACCCTGATGCCTCTCTCCCACTCTGCTCCATTAAATACTTTCTTCATGAGCGGGTTTTACTGCGGCGCATCTCATGTGATCGGCGACTTTACGCCAAAAGGGTTCCTGAATTGGATTCAACAGGAAAAAACGACCTTCTCTTTTGCGGCACCGGTCGCCTATTTGCTTGCGGCCAAGGATCCGGATTTAGCTTCTTATGATTTATCCAGCATGCGTGTTTTTTCATATGGCGGCGGCCCGCTGGCACTGGCCTCCTATCATCATGTAAAAAAAGCATTTCAGAACGAAAACTTCTATCAGGTTTACGGGCTGACGGAAGCGGGACCGAATGGAATTTTATTATATCCGGAAGAGCATCTGGAAAAGGCCGGAAGCATCGGCAAAAATCCGACGGTTAATATGGAAATCCGGGTCGTCCGTCCGGATGGCACCGATACCACTCCGAATGAATACGGCGAGATTCTTCTCACAGGAGACAGCCTCATGCTGGGATATGATAATAATGCGGATGAAACGAATGCCGTATTGAAAGATGGCTGGCTCCATACCGGGGACATTGCCTATCGGGATGAGGATGGCTACTTTTACATTGTGGACCGAAAAAAGGATGTCATCATTTCTGGCGGCGTCAACATTTATCCGCGTGAAGTCGAAGAAGTACTCGCGAAGCATGACGCGGTTTTGGAATCTTGTGTGGTCGGTGTGCCGCATGAAGAATGGGGTGAAACCGTTAAAGCTGTCGTCGTGCTGAAGGGAGATGCTTCAGAGGAGGAATTGCGCGCATTTGCTGCTGAACATCTGGCTGAGTTTAAGTGTCCTCGGATTTATTCCTTTGTGGATGAACTGCCGCGGAATGCGAGCGGGAAGATTTTGAAGCAGCAAGTGAAATTGGTGCATGCATAATTGTATGGGGAATCAGGTGCTTGGGAAGACGCCTGGTTCTTTTTAATGTATGAAGGTTTTATTGGTACCTATTTCTCTGAATCTGATGGCTTTTTCAGCTGCATGAAAACGTCATGACGACCTTTTTTCTGGCCCTGGTTCCTTATTAGGCCTATGAAGACTTCATGACGGCCATTTTTCTGGCTCTGGTGCCTTTTTCGGCTTCATGGAGGCTTCATGACGACCATTTTTCTGGCTCTGGCTTCTTTTTCGGCTTCATGAATGCTTTATGGCGACCATTTTTCTGGCTCTGGCTCCTTTTTCGGCTTCATGGAGGGTTCATGACGACCATTTTTCTGGCTCTGGTGCCTTTTTCGGCTTCATGAAGGCTTCATGACGACCATTTTTCTGGCTCTGGCTCCTTTTTCGGCTTCATGAAGGCTTCATGACGACCATTTTTCTGGCTCTGGCTCCTTTTTCGGCTTCACAATGGCTTCAAATTATTCTCAAGGAATAACGACGAAAAGGGAGATCCATCATGAAGAATGATCGTTAATCCGTGCTATTAACGACCAAACAAGAGATATACCATGAAATATAGGAGTTAATCCAAATCATTAACGACCAAATGAGAGATGCCTCATAAATTATGGGAGTTATTCCGAATCATTAACGACCAAACAAGAGATACACCATGAAAAATGGGAGTTAATCCAAATCATTAACGGCCAAATGAGAGATGCCTCATAAAAAATGGGAGTTAATCCGAGTCATTAGCGACCAAATGAGAGATACAACATGAAAAACGGGAGTTATTCCCAATCATTATAGACCTTATGAGGGGTGCAGCAGAAATACTGAAGCCTTTCCCTCCCACTCAGTTGCCCTTTTTTCAGGTTTATGATAGAAATAGCAGGAATTCCCCCTTAAAAAAAGTATCTTAATAGTATAACCGAACGACCCAGGAGGCCATATGAAGTCAAGAACCGAGACCGAGTTGATGAGTCTGATTTTATCAACAGCACGTGGAGATGAGCGGGTGCGCGCGGTTATTCTGAATGGCTCGCGCGCGAATCCGAATGTGCGGAAGGATATGTTTCAGGATTACGATATTGTGTACATAGTTAGGGAAATGGAGTCCTTTACCTGTGATCATAGCTGGGTGGATGTGTTTGGCGAGCGGGTTATGATGCAGATGCCGGAGGAGAAGGTGCTGCCGCCTGCCGATGGGCACGGCCGCTTCCCCTATCTGATGCAGTTTATGGACGGGAATCGGATTGATCTGACTTTGATTCCTGCTGAAATGATGGATGAGCTGCTGGAGCCCGACAGCCTGAGTGTGCTGCTTCTGGATAAGGATGGATTGATTGGGTCCATTCCGCCAGCCAGTGATCGGGATTATCTCATCAAGAAGCCGGATGCTCAGGAGTTTGCGGATCTCTGCAATGAGTTTTGGTGGATTACAATGAATATCAGCAAGGGGCTTTGGCGCCGGGAGCTGACTTACGCAATGTTTATGTATGAGCAGATCAACCGCAATGTGCTGATAACAATACTGGAATGGAAGGTCGGCATCGCAGCCGATTTTACAAAGAGCGCAGGCAAAGCCGGCAAATATCTGCCCGATTTTCTTCCTGCCGAGGACTGGGAGCAGTTCGAGGCCACCTACTCGGACTCCGAATTTGAACATATTTGGGAAGCCCTTTTTACGATGTGCTCCCTTTTCAGAAAAACGGCCGTCGAGGTCGCGGAGAAACTGGGCTTCGAGTACCCATTTGAAGATGATAAGCGTGTAACAGCTTTTTTAAAGCATGTCCGCATCCTGCCTCCCGATGCATCATCCATCTATTAAAAAAATCCCCTTCAAACAGGGGATTTTTCTAGTTATTCTTCAATTCGAGCTGTTCGAACGCAGACCAGTTCACCATTTTTTCAAGAAGAATGGAGATCAGGACGCCCATGAGAAGCCCGTTGGATAAGAATGGCTGAATTAAAACCGGCAATTCTGCGAACACCGTAGCCGGTGTATTCATCAAGCTGATGCCGATCAGGACGGGTGCGGCTAAACGAAAGATGGTGTCTGAGTTGAACACTTTTCCGCTTAAGCTGTTGAATGCAGTCCCGAACAGCTGAAGATACGCGACAAACAGCACGGCGTTCCCGACTGTTACCGGCATGCCGGCCAGCCATGAACCCAGGTGCGGGATCAGTCCAATGACCGTCAACAGCGCACCCCCAATAAAGAAAGGGGTCCTCATTAATATTCGCGTACTCTGCAGGAATCCAATCGATGAGGTAAACGGCGTATAAGGCACGAGGCCAAACCCGCTTCCAATCACCGTGAATACCGCGGTGATAAAAATGGAGCCGCGGTACTCGCGCTTCCCGGATTCTTTTTTAAATAATCGGTCACTGGAACTAATCGAAGCGACTGTATTACTCAGGTTCATTAGACTGGCAAAAAAGGCGACTGCCACAATTCCTATTTCAAGGTTAGGCTGTCCCAGCGGAAACAGTGTAAAGCTCACATCTCCGGACGCTGTCCCCTGCACCGCTTCACCGGCAAACAGAAGATCATAGCCGATCCATCCTGCCAGCAACCCGATTAAAATAGAAAAATTGCTTATGATAGCGTTCCCTTTTAATTTTAATAAACTCACAAAAATGACGAGTGCAAAGGAATAAAGGGTGATGGGAACATCAATGGTGCCCTGTTCACTGACCTTCATCATGCCTTTGAAAAAGATGAAAATCAGCTGGAAGGTTAATAGGAACAGATAAACCGACATCACCATCGGGCTGAATATCGATTTTAGCAGAGAGATGCCGTTGAAGGCTGCTAAAATCAGTGTGACAGCTGAAGCGAGCAGCACGCCTGTCGCAATTCCGCCCCCGATTTCCGTATAGCTCATGCCAAGGGACGACGCCGACAGGCCAAGGTTTAAGATGACTCCCCACAGCAAGCCGGAATGGCCTTCCATAAGCGGATAGCGATGCCCTTTCCAGCCTTGAAAAATGGTCGCCAGTCCCGTAAATATTAGCGATGCTCTCAGCATCATCGCAATCGTTTCTCCCGGAAGCCCGAAGACTGTTCCAACCGAAATCGGGACCATCACTGTATTGGCAAAAATAAAAAATAGCCATTGAACAGAAGAAAATATCGTTACGGTACCAAACCGTTTATCCAAGGTATCAACACCGCTTTCTATTATTTCGTTACTCTAAAAATAAACCAGCTATTATTATAGTACAAATCGTGAAAAATTTCTTTGGATTTTTCTTGAAGAAAGTTGGAATTTGGGAGAAAGAGGAGCTGGAGCCCGGAATAACTGCGGCTGACCAATATATTGGAAATTTGACCGAAATAATAAAAAGCTGGCCGATAAAGTGAAATTTTGACCGATATATCCATTAATTGACCGAAATACTAGAGAGGCTGACCGATATTTTCAATAAATGTCCAAAATACTAGAGATGTTAACCGATATAACGGGAATGCAAAATAGGAAAAGCCCGCAAAATCCAACGCGGGCCCCCCTCCATTTTACATAAACCCGGAAAACCACAGTCCGAGTACGGTTCCGACATAGTTGCCGATG is a genomic window containing:
- a CDS encoding uracil/xanthine transporter; this translates as MDKRFGTVTIFSSVQWLFFIFANTVMVPISVGTVFGLPGETIAMMLRASLIFTGLATIFQGWKGHRYPLMEGHSGLLWGVILNLGLSASSLGMSYTEIGGGIATGVLLASAVTLILAAFNGISLLKSIFSPMVMSVYLFLLTFQLIFIFFKGMMKVSEQGTIDVPITLYSFALVIFVSLLKLKGNAIISNFSILIGLLAGWIGYDLLFAGEAVQGTASGDVSFTLFPLGQPNLEIGIVAVAFFASLMNLSNTVASISSSDRLFKKESGKREYRGSIFITAVFTVIGSGFGLVPYTPFTSSIGFLQSTRILMRTPFFIGGALLTVIGLIPHLGSWLAGMPVTVGNAVLFVAYLQLFGTAFNSLSGKVFNSDTIFRLAAPVLIGISLMNTPATVFAELPVLIQPFLSNGLLMGVLISILLEKMVNWSAFEQLELKNN